The following are from one region of the Arachis duranensis cultivar V14167 chromosome 10, aradu.V14167.gnm2.J7QH, whole genome shotgun sequence genome:
- the LOC107471126 gene encoding pentatricopeptide repeat-containing protein At4g33990-like — translation MNSRLPFVHAEVIKEGLISDVFIASTLVNLYAKCGEIDLADKVFFCLPEQNEVLWDVLINGHAQVGDGKGAFRLFFEMINSEVEFSEFTLSSVPKGCTNLGQSIDGQLVHCLAINSGFEIDKLMCSSFIDIYSKCDMVDDALRLFYMITDHDVVSWSAMIACLEKQGHSSEAIKLFYLMRYTGVEPNQFTFSSVVSAASESGDLLYGESIHASIFKFGFESDVSISNALIGMYIKNGCVDDGYRVFETMTWPDLVSWNLFSGFQDYGYPGSRSNVFCQMLVEGFRPNMYTFIRILRSCSNLLDINFGKQVHAQILENSLDGNEYVGKALLDMYLKFRYMEESYIVFAKLINRDVFTWTVMITGFVQTEQEEKAIKFLNSMQQEGVRPNEFTIAGCLGGCSRITASESGRKLHSMALKSGLLPYMFVSGALVNMYAKCGCIEDAETIFKELVRLDKVLWNTMICGFSLHGQGDKILETFHKMKDEGNLPDDVTFIGVLFAFSHMGLVEEGKQHLNSMSNVYGVTPRDEHYVCMVDILSRAGRFADVESFVKEMKLTSNALVWENVLGACAKHGNVKFGERAAKRIFELKLETDSTYYIQIFLLAREIHLKLEELGEKLKLIGYVPQIEHLLHDVPNTEKEEHLNHHSEKLALAFALMSNSHVKTIRIFKNLWICRNCHNFMKHVSKSQLKK, via the exons ATGAATTCACGGTTGCCATTT GTTCATGCCGAAGTGATTAAGGAGGGTTTAATATCTGATGTGTTTATTGCATCTACATTAGTTAATCTATATGCGAAATGTGGTGAAATTGACCTTGCTGATAAGGTGTTCTTTTGCTTGCCTGAGCAGAATGAAGTATTGTGGGATGTGTTGATCAATGGTCATGCTCAAGTGGGTGATGGGAAAGGAgcatttagattattttttgaGATGATAAATTCAGAAGTAGAATTCAGTGAATTTACCTTGTCCAGTGTACCTAAGGGTTGCACAAATTTAGGACAATCAATAGACGGCCAACTTGTGCATTGTTTGGCAATCAACAGTGGTTTTGAAATAGACAAATTAATGTGTTCCAGTTTTATAGACATATATTCAAAGTGTGATATGGTAGATGATGCACTGAGACTTTTTTATATGATCACAGACCATGATGTAGTTTCCTGGAGTGCAATGATCGCTTGCCTTGAAAAGCAAGGTCATAGCAGTGAAGCAATTAAGCTATTTTATTTGATGAGATATACAGGAGTTGAACCAAACCAATTTACCTTTTCAAGTGTTGTTAGTGCTGCTTCTGAATCGGGTGACTTGCTTTATGGAGAAAGCATTCAtgcttctatttttaaatttgggttTGAATCAGATGTCTCTATAAGTAATGCCCTTATCGGGATGTACATTAAAAATGGTTGTGTGGATGATGGTTATCGGGTGTTTGAGACAATGACATGGCCAGATCTTGTTTCTTGGAATCTATTCTCAGGATTTCAAGACTATGGTTACCCTGGATCAAGATCAAATGTTTTCTGCCAGATGCTTGTCGAAGGATTTAGGCCAAATATGTATacatttattagaattttaagGTCTTGTTCTAATCTATTAGACATAAACTTCGGAAAGCAAGTTCATGCTCAAATTCTGGAAAACAGTCTTGATGGAAATGAATATGTTGGGAAAGCCCTTTTAGACATGTATCTCAAATTTAGATATATGGAGGAATCATATATAGTTTTTGCCAAGTTGATCAATAGGGATGTCTTCACATGGACAGTAATGATCACTGGTTTTGTCCAAACTGAGCAAGAAGAGAAGGCTATCAAATTCTTAAATTCAATGCAGCAAGAAGGAGTAAGGCCCAATGAGTTCACTATTGCTGGCTGTTTAGGTGGTTGTTCCCGGATAACTGCTAGTGAAAGTGGAAGGAAACTTCACTCTATGGCACTTAAGAGTGGACTTCTTCCTTATATGTTTGTTTCTGGTGCACTTGTCAATATGTATGCAAAATGTGGCTGCATAGAAGATGCTGAGACTATTTTCAAGGAACTGGTTCGGCTTGATAAAGTCCTATGGAACACTATGATATGTGGATTCTCTCTGCATGGTCAGGGTGATAAGATCCTAGAGACCTTTCATAAAATGAAAGATGAGGGCAACTTACCCGATGATGTTACCTTTATAGGTGTCCTTTTTGCATTCAGCCACATGGGTCTTGTTGAAGAAGGGAAACAACACTTAAACTCTATGAGCAATGTTTATGGCGTAACTCCTAGAGATGAGCATTATGTTTGTATGGTTGACATTCTCAGCCGTGCAGGAAGATTTGCAGACGTTGAAAGTTTTGTCAAAGAAATGAAGCTCACGTCTAATGCATTGGTCTGGGAGAATGTTCTGGGTGCATGTGCAAAGCATGGGAATGTTAAATTTGGTGAAAGAGCAGCAAAAAGGATATTTGAGCTCAAATTGGAGACAGACTCAACATATTACATTCAAATATTTTTGCTAGCAAG GGAAATCCATTTGAAATTGGAGGAGCTTGGTGAAAAGCTCAAATTGATTGGTTATGTACCACAGATCGAACATTTGCTTCATGATGTTCCAAACACAGAGAAAGAAGAACATCTTAATCACCATAGTGAGAAGTTGGCTCTTGCCTTTGCCCTTATGAGCAATAGCCATGTGAAAACAATACGAATCTTCAAAAACCTGTGGATCTGTCGCAATTGCCATAATTTTATGAAGCATGTTTCAAAATCACAACTCAAGAAATAG